The genomic interval GAAGGCGAGCAAGCCCTCGGTTCGCGCCGGATGCCCGCGCGCCGCGCCGCGGTGTCGGTGGGCGCGGTGGCCGCGGCCGGATCCGATGTGGCTCTGATGTCGCGGATCGACGACGCCCGGCTGGTGATCGACCGGACGCTGGCCGCGGGCACCGTCGGCCCGGCCATGGTGGAGCTGATGGAGGAGCGCGCCGCCGGGCGGATGCTCGCCTACACCCGCACCGCGCCGTCGGCCGTGCTGTCCACGGTGCTGCCGGATCTGCTGGAGGTGCAGTCGATTTCGGCGCAGCGCCAGCCCGCGGCCATCCAGGCGAGGCTGTCGGAGATCACCGCGGTGCTGGGCCTGCTGATCGCCGACGCGCTGATGAAGCTCGGCCAGATCGAGCGCGCCGACTACTGGTACGGCACCGCCCGCCTCGCCGCCGACGACACCGGCAACCGCAGGCTGCGGGCCAGGGTGCGCGCCCAGCACGCGATGCTGCCCTACTACTACGGCAGCCCCGAGCAGGCGGTGCTGCTGGCCCGCGCGGCCCAGGCGCAGCTCCCCGAGACCGCCGACGACGCGACCGCCCTGGCCGCGGCGGCGGAGGCCCGCGCCTTGGCCCGCCTGGGCGACGCCGACGGCGCCGAGCAGGCCCTGAACCGGGCCCGGCGGCAGATCGACGAACTCGGCGCCGCGGTGACCGACGAGGCGTTCCGGTTCAGCGAAAAGCGCTTGCTGCTCTATCAATCCGGCACGCTGACGAATCTGGGCCGCACCGCCGCGGCGCGGCGCGCGCAGGAGCGGGGCCTGCAGCTGTACCGGAACAGCCCGGGTGTGGTGGTGGATCCGGCGCTGCTCGAACTCGACGCCGCCGTCTGCCACGCCCTCGACGGTGCCGTCGACGAGGCCTGCGCACTGGCCGTCCGGGTGCTGACCACCCTCCCGCCCGAACACCGGACCACCATCGTGACGACCCGCGCGGCCGCCGTGGTGGACGCGATCCCCGAGCCGGGCCGCGGCCGCCGGGTGGTCGACGAGCTGCGCCGGTTGGTCGCGGCCGGCGCGGGAGCCGCGCCGTGACCACCGCGGCGGCGACCGGCCGCCGTCCCGCCACCGAGTTCACCGCGCAGCGCACCCGCTGGATTCTCGAAAAGGCCTGTCACGGTAGCGGTTTCGACCCGACCGCGGCCGAGCTGATGCGTCATCACACCAACGCCGTGTACCGGCTGGCGAGCGAGCCGGTGGTGGTGAAGATCGACCGGCCGTGCGGTGCGGGCGCGCCCGTCGATGTGGTGGCGCTGGTGCGCTGGCTCCGCACCCGCGACGTCCCGGCGGTGCCGTTGGCGGGGGTGGCGCAGCCGGTCGAGATCGACGGGTGCGCGGTCACGTTCTGGCGGTATCTGCCGCAGCACCGCGACATCGTCGCCGCCGATCTGGCCGGACCGCTGGCGCGGCTGCACGGCCTGCGCACCCGCCCCGCGCAGTGGCTGCCGACCCGCCACCTCACCGACACCTTCCACCGCATCG from Nocardia wallacei carries:
- a CDS encoding XRE family transcriptional regulator gives rise to the protein MVLGRPWTGFEAVALQEATRKSVREFAAHLGVEMTTVANWRSGLSAVTPRPLTQELLDTLLVQVGAEVRERFEQILAEGEQALGSRRMPARRAAVSVGAVAAAGSDVALMSRIDDARLVIDRTLAAGTVGPAMVELMEERAAGRMLAYTRTAPSAVLSTVLPDLLEVQSISAQRQPAAIQARLSEITAVLGLLIADALMKLGQIERADYWYGTARLAADDTGNRRLRARVRAQHAMLPYYYGSPEQAVLLARAAQAQLPETADDATALAAAAEARALARLGDADGAEQALNRARRQIDELGAAVTDEAFRFSEKRLLLYQSGTLTNLGRTAAARRAQERGLQLYRNSPGVVVDPALLELDAAVCHALDGAVDEACALAVRVLTTLPPEHRTTIVTTRAAAVVDAIPEPGRGRRVVDELRRLVAAGAGAAP